One stretch of Nicotiana tabacum cultivar K326 chromosome 18, ASM71507v2, whole genome shotgun sequence DNA includes these proteins:
- the LOC107785850 gene encoding replication protein A 32 kDa subunit A-like — protein MFGGSQLDSFSGGGFMPSQSTQGSDPSRTSAKSRDNPPLLPLTVKQISQAIQSSDEKSNFVIDGVDVNNVRLVGLAFKKSERVTDVTFTIDDGTGRIECTRWVNDAVDTKEVEEVSDGMYVRVHGHLKGFQGKTQLVIFAIRPITDYNEVATHYLECIYVHHCNRKPQSGLSVSAPGQTDVLAAVSAPLSGFSSSQLSGHLSIDGLKGIEKAVIDYLEQPSSLSQEKGIHWNEIAQQLKVPLEKIKEAIASLESEGLAYSTIDECHYKSTSA, from the exons ATGTTCGGAGGCAGTCAATTGGACTCATTTTCTGGCGGAGGTTTTATGCCTTCTCAATCAACTCAAGGCTCCGATCCTTCACGCACTTCCGCTAAG AGTCGTGATAACCCACCTCTGCTTCCGCTAACAGTGAAACAGATAAGCCAAGCAATACAATCAAGTGATGAGAAATCTAACTTTGTTATTGATGGTGTCGATGTCAATAAT GTGAGATTGGTCGGATTGGCATTTAAAAAATCCGAGAGAGTGACAGATGTGACTTTTACAATTGATGATGGCACTGGTCGCATTGAATGCACTAGATG GGTGAATGATGCTGTGGATACCAAGGAAGTAGAGGAAGTATC GGATGGGATGTATGTGCGGGTCCACGGACACTTGAAAGGTTTTCAGGGTAAAACACAGCTAGTGATTTTTGCTATCAG ACCGATTACTGATTACAATGAAGTTGCTACACACTACCTTGAATGTATCTATGTCCATCACTGCAATAGGAAGCCACAG AGCGGTCTCTCTGTCTCCGCTCCCGGTCAAACTGATGTGCTTGCAGCAGTTAGTGCCCCTTTAAGTGGATTCAGTTCCAGTCAG TTGTCTGGACATTTGAGCATCGATGGGCTCAAGGGCATAGAGAAGGCAGTGATCGATTATTTGGAACAGCCGTCATCACT TTCACAGGAGAAAGGGATACACTGGAATGAAATTGCTCAACAACTTAAAGTTCCTCTGGAGAAAATCAA GGAAGCAATAGCATCTCTTGAATCGGAAGGGCTGGCTTACTCTACCATCGATGAATGTCACTACAAGTCAACAAGTGCTTAA
- the LOC107785849 gene encoding uncharacterized protein LOC107785849, translating to MRQMPPSTHASDSSEDDDPEELQCDCYHRMIIRPEGNEFIPNHRTTKIITEAFGRLYDALYATWSDFLPELVEQIFNKFKIKCSREDRHNSEICANFVFKCRKRLSDSFCSARKKSNKSSWVLPYLWEDQPRQWTTDKSEKRSE from the exons ATGAGACAGATGCCCCCTTCTACGCACGCTTCAGATTCATCGGAGGATGATGATCCGGAGGAATTGCAGTGTGATTGTTATCATAGGATGATCATCAGGCCTGAGGGCAATGa GTTCATACCTAATCATCGgactacaaagataatcactgaaGCTTTTGGCCGGTTGTATGATGCACTCTATGCGACTTGGAGTGACTTTCTACCGGAGCTCGTGGAGCAAATTTTTAACAaatttaag ATTAAGTGTTCCCGGGAGGACCGACATAACAGTGAAATTTGTGCAAATTTTGTGTTCAAATGCCGTAAGAGACTATCTGATTCCTTCTGCTCTGCTCGAAAGAAGAGCAATAAGTCTTCATGGGTTCTACCGTATTTATGGGAGGATCAACCGAGGCAGTGGACCACCGATAAATCCGAGAAGAGAAGTGAATAG